A single window of Emcibacter nanhaiensis DNA harbors:
- a CDS encoding STAS domain-containing protein yields MKYRLETANDSFEAVLSEKITFSDLEGFREIIRKMHEASAPENVMDLSGVEFIDSAGLGMLLLAKDEVGKLSSRLVLKQPQGQVKRMFDVAQFDKMFEIV; encoded by the coding sequence ATGAAATACAGACTGGAAACGGCAAATGACAGTTTTGAAGCAGTTCTCAGCGAGAAAATTACGTTCTCCGACCTGGAGGGATTTCGGGAAATTATCAGAAAGATGCACGAGGCTTCGGCGCCGGAAAATGTTATGGACCTGTCAGGCGTTGAGTTTATTGACTCCGCCGGGCTTGGCATGCTTCTGCTGGCCAAGGATGAAGTGGGTAAGCTGTCTTCCAGGCTCGTCCTCAAACAGCCCCAGGGTCAGGTGAAAAGAATGTTTGATGTTGCGCAGTTCGACAAAATGTTTGAAATAGTGTGA
- a CDS encoding PP2C family protein-serine/threonine phosphatase, with amino-acid sequence MGVDEPSISQEALSACILIVDDVELNRLLISSYLGKSGFENLHFAVDGLDALDKVKKLNPDIVILDLIMPNMDGFEVCRALRQDELYVDLPILIQTAMSEPEERAEAFEAGATDLVSKPLSPLELVSRTRIHLENRIMLRDLKGYRSRLTRDLEVAREMQKALMPGRNFLQQVEQSHRVRVRYNYESSDELGGDFWGMRVMEDGRLFFYIVDFAGHGVTAALNTFRLHSLIDHAENIPSPEIYLKELNRQLHRLLPVEQYATMLCGYIDVPAGTLVYSSAASTTPMIGRQGSGEIRLLDPTGYPLGAMAEASFERREVSFATGDLLFLYSDVLTETPDRSGVPLGDEGLEELFRKSLLDNRAGLTVCEVMSENIEQTLCPPYQDDMTAVFLRALET; translated from the coding sequence ATGGGGGTCGATGAACCATCCATAAGTCAGGAAGCATTATCTGCATGTATACTCATTGTGGACGATGTGGAACTCAACCGGCTCCTCATTTCTTCATATTTGGGCAAAAGCGGTTTTGAGAATTTGCATTTTGCCGTCGACGGCCTGGACGCTTTGGACAAAGTCAAAAAGTTAAATCCTGATATTGTCATCCTTGATCTTATCATGCCCAATATGGACGGGTTCGAAGTCTGCCGGGCCCTGCGTCAGGACGAGCTCTATGTTGATCTTCCCATTCTGATCCAGACTGCCATGTCCGAGCCCGAGGAAAGGGCTGAGGCTTTTGAGGCAGGCGCAACGGACCTTGTCTCCAAACCGTTATCGCCCCTGGAACTGGTTTCGCGAACGCGTATTCATCTGGAAAACCGGATTATGCTTCGCGACCTGAAGGGTTATCGTTCCCGCCTGACCCGAGATCTGGAAGTGGCGCGAGAGATGCAAAAAGCGCTGATGCCCGGGCGGAATTTTCTTCAGCAGGTGGAACAAAGTCATCGGGTTCGGGTCCGCTATAATTATGAAAGCTCGGACGAACTTGGCGGGGATTTCTGGGGGATGCGGGTGATGGAGGACGGCAGGCTGTTTTTCTACATTGTGGATTTTGCCGGTCACGGTGTGACAGCCGCACTGAATACCTTCCGCTTGCATTCTCTTATTGATCATGCGGAAAATATTCCCTCGCCGGAGATCTACCTGAAAGAGCTGAACCGGCAGCTTCATCGGCTGCTGCCGGTCGAACAATATGCCACCATGCTGTGTGGCTATATTGATGTGCCGGCCGGCACGCTGGTTTATTCCAGCGCGGCATCCACGACACCGATGATCGGCCGACAGGGGAGCGGGGAAATCAGACTGCTTGACCCGACCGGTTATCCGCTGGGCGCCATGGCAGAGGCTTCGTTCGAGCGGCGCGAGGTATCCTTTGCGACGGGTGACCTTTTGTTCCTCTATAGCGATGTGCTGACCGAGACTCCCGACAGGAGCGGGGTGCCCCTGGGGGATGAGGGGCTCGAAGAATTGTTTCGAAAGTCACTGTTGGACAACCGGGCCGGATTGACTGTTTGTGAGGTCATGTCTGAAAATATCGAGCAAACCCTTTGTCCTCCCTATCAGGATGACATGACAGCGGTTTTCCTGCGAGCGCTCGAAACATAA
- a CDS encoding DUF962 domain-containing protein gives MDRDFQSFGEFYPFYLSEHSDSTCRRLHFLGTGLVILTAFYAVISGQFLLLLLLPVLGYGFAWIGHFVFEKNRPATFKYPFYSLVGDFVMFRDMLLGRVSF, from the coding sequence ATGGACAGGGACTTTCAATCATTTGGGGAGTTTTATCCCTTCTATCTGTCGGAACATTCGGACAGTACCTGCCGCCGGCTGCATTTTCTCGGTACCGGCCTTGTCATTCTCACGGCATTTTATGCGGTGATCAGCGGCCAGTTTTTGCTGTTACTGCTGTTGCCCGTGCTGGGGTATGGCTTTGCCTGGATCGGACATTTTGTTTTCGAAAAGAACCGGCCGGCGACGTTCAAATATCCTTTCTACAGCCTCGTGGGTGACTTTGTCATGTTTCGGGATATGCTGCTGGGCAGGGTATCCTTTTGA
- a CDS encoding acyl-CoA synthetase, with the protein MQIATLEDIEKIEQVPLSDRLGKIDTSYAVFAHGAREMPTKTALMFVGTAADEEPPIQYSYEDLFSRINQTANFLNDLGMGSSDVVSLIMPNLPETHFFLWGGEAAGIVNPINPFLEVAHIVGITKAAGTKILVAPGPMPGSEMWEKAVQVLQQCPSIEALVQVGGLPQDGEKIIHYNPVVGTYTATSLDSGRVIKPGDTASLFHTGGTTGVPKLARHTHYNEVADALMTSLVGATDQDSVGLCGLPLFHVNAAIVTGLSCFLQQATVLLATPGGYRTPDVIGNFWKLIERYRVTFFSGVPTLYASLLNVPIGACDVSSLRYAICGAAPMPRETIRRFESATGLSILEGYGLTEGTCVSACNPRAGERRAGSVGFRLPYQDMKSVQLDEGGHYLRDSDVNEIGALVIRGPNVFPGYLQEDANAHIWVDGDWLNTGDRGRQDEDGYFWLTGRTKELIIRGGHNIDPAIIENALARHEAVAQVAAVGQPDPYAGELPVAYVVLKPGIGEIKSDLLEFSRQNIAERAAIPKEIYFLENLPLTAVGKPFKPALRLDATKRECIKALAGISGLDTIDVQAHPVHGSMVILSLKPGASGEDREKIGTILGAYAFRYEIIG; encoded by the coding sequence GTGCAGATTGCCACGCTGGAAGATATTGAGAAAATCGAGCAGGTTCCCTTGAGTGACCGGCTTGGAAAAATTGATACAAGCTATGCTGTTTTTGCACATGGGGCACGCGAAATGCCAACCAAAACAGCGCTCATGTTTGTCGGCACCGCCGCGGACGAAGAGCCGCCGATACAGTACAGCTATGAAGACCTTTTCAGCCGGATCAACCAGACTGCGAATTTTTTAAACGATCTGGGGATGGGCTCCAGCGATGTGGTCTCCCTGATTATGCCCAATCTGCCCGAAACCCATTTCTTCCTGTGGGGCGGGGAAGCTGCCGGGATCGTCAATCCGATCAATCCATTTCTGGAAGTGGCGCATATCGTCGGAATCACAAAGGCGGCAGGCACAAAAATTCTGGTGGCGCCCGGTCCGATGCCGGGCAGCGAGATGTGGGAAAAAGCCGTGCAGGTTCTGCAGCAATGTCCTTCTATCGAGGCGCTGGTCCAGGTTGGCGGCCTGCCCCAGGATGGCGAAAAGATTATTCACTATAACCCGGTTGTTGGAACCTATACTGCCACGTCCCTGGACAGCGGCCGGGTCATCAAGCCGGGGGACACAGCCTCTCTGTTCCATACGGGCGGCACCACCGGTGTGCCGAAACTTGCCCGCCATACCCATTATAATGAAGTGGCTGACGCCCTGATGACGTCGCTTGTCGGGGCGACTGACCAGGATTCTGTCGGGCTTTGCGGACTGCCGCTGTTCCACGTCAATGCCGCCATCGTGACCGGTCTTTCCTGTTTCCTGCAACAGGCGACGGTGCTGCTGGCCACTCCCGGCGGATACCGGACGCCCGATGTCATCGGCAATTTCTGGAAATTGATCGAACGCTACCGGGTGACGTTCTTCTCGGGCGTTCCCACCCTCTACGCAAGCCTGCTGAATGTGCCGATCGGGGCGTGCGATGTCTCTTCATTGCGCTATGCCATTTGCGGGGCGGCGCCGATGCCAAGGGAAACCATTCGCCGGTTCGAGAGCGCTACCGGTCTGTCCATTCTGGAAGGATATGGCCTCACGGAAGGAACCTGTGTCAGTGCCTGTAACCCGCGCGCCGGCGAGCGGCGGGCGGGCTCGGTGGGGTTTCGCCTGCCTTATCAGGATATGAAATCCGTGCAACTGGATGAAGGCGGGCACTATCTGCGCGACAGTGATGTCAACGAAATTGGTGCCCTGGTCATCCGTGGCCCGAATGTTTTTCCCGGCTACCTGCAGGAGGACGCCAACGCGCATATCTGGGTTGATGGTGACTGGCTGAATACGGGGGACCGGGGACGTCAGGACGAAGACGGCTATTTCTGGCTGACCGGCAGAACCAAGGAACTGATCATTCGTGGCGGGCACAATATTGATCCAGCTATTATTGAAAATGCCCTGGCCAGGCACGAGGCAGTCGCCCAGGTGGCGGCGGTCGGGCAGCCGGATCCCTATGCCGGCGAGCTCCCGGTCGCTTATGTTGTTCTAAAGCCGGGAATTGGGGAAATAAAATCGGATCTTTTGGAATTTTCAAGGCAGAATATTGCCGAGAGAGCGGCAATTCCGAAAGAAATATACTTCTTGGAGAATTTACCGTTGACGGCGGTTGGAAAACCGTTCAAACCTGCGCTCAGGCTGGACGCGACAAAACGTGAATGCATAAAGGCGCTGGCCGGGATTTCGGGACTCGATACCATAGATGTCCAGGCGCATCCTGTTCATGGCAGCATGGTCATACTATCCCTGAAGCCGGGGGCTTCGGGGGAGGACAGGGAAAAAATCGGGACCATTCTGGGAGCTTATGCTTTCAGATATGAAATCATAGGCTGA
- a CDS encoding sodium-dependent transporter produces MAVAKHEKWSSGFTFLLAAIGSAVGLGNIWRFPYVVGENGGGAFVLLYIGMVILFGIPVVMTELLIGRRYQMSPVNSLAHIGQDKPARRLWNALGWSYVLVPIGILSFYGVVAGWTLNYVVKMGSGALTGVDATTVENTFNGMMSDPVVMIFWQTVAMLITMGIVARGVKGGLEKAVEILMPALFIILLVLVAYALYAGDTSKAMDFLFVPDFSKLTGRSVLEAAGQAFFSLSLGSGAIMTYGAYLTKDISIPKMSCGVAFADTLVALLAGLAIFPIVFAHGLDPQAGPGLVFVTLPVVFDGMPFGQLFGILFFLLITFAAVTSTISLLEPMVSYLEERVPHMRLKMTFLAGAVTWAVGVLAALSLNVMSDVKPLGFIQRFADKGVFDLLDYFSANVFMLLNGLMIAFFAGWVMKRTALLEELGLEDSGLFKFWRLLIKVVVPIGVGLIFINFVTEGWLMDSLEGLFNGAMAG; encoded by the coding sequence ATGGCTGTAGCCAAACATGAAAAATGGTCGTCCGGCTTTACCTTCCTGCTGGCGGCGATCGGTTCCGCCGTAGGACTGGGCAATATCTGGCGGTTTCCGTATGTGGTGGGGGAAAACGGCGGCGGCGCCTTTGTACTTCTCTATATCGGCATGGTGATTCTGTTTGGCATTCCGGTGGTGATGACCGAGCTGTTGATCGGCAGGCGCTATCAGATGAGCCCGGTGAATTCACTGGCCCATATCGGCCAGGACAAGCCGGCACGGCGCCTGTGGAATGCCTTGGGCTGGTCATACGTCCTGGTGCCGATCGGGATCCTGTCCTTTTACGGCGTGGTGGCCGGTTGGACCCTGAATTATGTGGTGAAAATGGGCTCAGGCGCTCTGACAGGCGTCGACGCAACCACCGTTGAAAATACGTTCAACGGTATGATGAGCGATCCGGTAGTGATGATCTTCTGGCAGACGGTCGCCATGCTGATCACCATGGGCATTGTCGCCCGCGGGGTGAAAGGCGGTCTCGAAAAGGCGGTGGAGATCCTGATGCCGGCCCTGTTCATTATCCTGCTGGTGCTGGTGGCCTATGCGCTTTATGCCGGGGATACCAGCAAGGCAATGGATTTCCTGTTCGTGCCGGACTTCAGCAAACTGACCGGCAGAAGCGTGCTCGAGGCGGCGGGTCAGGCCTTTTTCTCCCTGTCGCTGGGCAGCGGCGCGATCATGACCTACGGTGCTTACCTGACCAAGGATATTTCCATTCCGAAAATGTCCTGCGGGGTGGCCTTTGCCGATACCCTGGTGGCGTTGCTGGCGGGACTGGCGATCTTCCCGATCGTTTTTGCCCATGGCCTTGATCCGCAGGCCGGACCGGGACTGGTGTTTGTCACCCTCCCGGTGGTGTTTGACGGCATGCCGTTCGGTCAGCTGTTCGGGATTCTGTTCTTCCTGCTGATCACCTTTGCTGCCGTGACGTCAACCATCTCCCTGCTGGAGCCGATGGTGTCTTACCTGGAGGAGCGGGTGCCGCATATGCGCCTCAAAATGACTTTCCTTGCCGGTGCCGTAACCTGGGCGGTGGGCGTGCTGGCGGCCCTGTCTCTCAATGTCATGAGCGACGTCAAGCCGCTGGGATTTATCCAGCGCTTCGCCGACAAGGGGGTGTTTGACCTGCTGGATTATTTCTCCGCCAATGTGTTCATGCTGCTCAACGGCCTGATGATTGCCTTCTTTGCCGGCTGGGTCATGAAACGGACCGCGCTCCTGGAAGAGCTGGGTCTCGAGGACAGCGGACTGTTCAAATTCTGGCGCCTGCTGATCAAGGTGGTTGTCCCGATCGGGGTCGGGCTGATCTTCATCAACTTTGTGACCGAAGGCTGGTTGATGGACAGTCTGGAAGGCTTGTTCAACGGCGCCATGGCCGGCTGA
- a CDS encoding phytase — protein MKPTGLTACLLPLAFLAACGEQTTAPGKDTGPVQVTAAMETPAVETGGDAADDMAIWVNPADPEQSRIIGTQKKSGLYVYDLKGEIVQFLPDGRMNNVDLRDGFDLAGRNVTVVASTNRTNNSISLYAINPDTTELYNVANGVQATGFEDPYGLCMYHSTRDGNFYVFANDKDFGDYKQWKLVATEDGKVGLETVRQFTVGDQTEGCVADDKTGELYIGEENTGIWKYNAEPQSDEHRQLVRLIDNKSLTADVEGLALYHTKADKGYLVASSQGSNTYALFDRDNGYDYVGSFEVVDDPETGIDGSQETDGLEALSTPLPGYPQGVFMAQDGFNTLPEENQNFKLVDWRKIAQALKLRP, from the coding sequence ATGAAACCTACCGGACTTACTGCCTGCCTGCTTCCGCTTGCTTTTCTCGCCGCCTGCGGAGAACAAACAACTGCCCCCGGAAAGGACACCGGTCCGGTACAAGTCACCGCCGCCATGGAAACCCCCGCTGTTGAAACCGGCGGCGACGCCGCCGACGACATGGCCATCTGGGTCAATCCGGCGGATCCCGAACAGAGCCGCATTATCGGCACCCAGAAAAAATCCGGCCTTTATGTCTATGACCTGAAAGGCGAAATTGTGCAGTTCCTGCCCGACGGACGCATGAACAACGTCGACCTGAGAGACGGCTTTGACCTGGCCGGCCGCAACGTCACCGTCGTCGCCAGCACCAACCGCACCAACAACAGCATCAGCCTTTACGCCATTAACCCGGACACCACGGAACTTTATAATGTGGCCAACGGCGTGCAGGCCACCGGCTTCGAGGACCCTTACGGTCTGTGCATGTATCACAGCACCCGGGACGGCAATTTTTATGTCTTTGCCAATGACAAGGACTTCGGTGACTACAAGCAATGGAAGCTGGTCGCCACTGAGGACGGCAAGGTCGGGCTCGAAACCGTCCGTCAATTCACCGTCGGTGACCAGACGGAAGGCTGTGTGGCCGACGACAAGACCGGCGAGCTTTACATCGGCGAGGAAAATACCGGCATCTGGAAATATAACGCCGAGCCCCAATCCGATGAACACCGCCAGCTGGTCCGCCTGATCGACAACAAATCCCTGACCGCCGATGTGGAAGGCCTGGCCCTGTATCACACCAAAGCGGACAAGGGTTACCTTGTCGCCTCGAGCCAGGGCAGCAACACTTACGCCCTGTTCGACCGGGACAATGGTTATGACTATGTGGGCTCTTTCGAGGTGGTGGATGATCCGGAGACCGGCATTGACGGCTCCCAGGAAACCGACGGCCTGGAAGCGCTCAGCACCCCTTTGCCCGGCTATCCCCAGGGCGTATTCATGGCCCAGGACGGCTTCAACACCCTGCCCGAGGAAAACCAGAACTTCAAGCTGGTGGACTGGCGCAAGATTGCCCAAGCCCTGAAACTTCGGCCCTGA
- a CDS encoding TonB-dependent receptor: protein MIKRNSFKSLLLATALSVTTVGSVAAAADFTGTVLEGSERYALEGAIVEIRSEGLRTTTDTDGRFRFRGLAAGTYEVNISYVGTKPVTRTITVGEENVSQMFIFGQDDLEEIVVTGLRGSMNSSLNKQRAADNIANYLSADAAGNFPDQNIAEAARRLVGLSMETDQGEGRFVIVRGIDPNLNSTNINGVSLPSPEGDERKVALDVIPSELLETMQVTKSATPDMDGDFIGGNIDVKTISGFDKDKRLIKLKAEGSYNKLQDKLSPKLSATYADQLSEKVAIAASVSWQERKHGADNKEVDGGWKDSDDADNEIGELYPAEMELRDYAVTRERFGAALNIDFRPSDDTNLYLRSLYSSFKDTELRQRTEVKFEDGEFADGADEVGPEIYFLEAKADRDLKDRIETQKIISTVLGGETFLDNWSFEYSVAYAHSEEREPDRLDTDFKSDERVNVGVDISDPLLPFGIFASDADRALFTDPGNYELDSMEYSDNITEDDEWAFKLDVRRDLEIGGNQGYIKFGGKYKTREKNRDNTFLVYEDLGDFTMADFLTDVDYGLDGTQGGIGADNQALRDHYFANVGSFELQEDDTTLGSEALDYTANEDIIAGYLMGSVDVDNLRVVAGVRVEHTDYDATANEVIVGDEFSVTEVAGENSYTDWLPSINLRYDFDGSNAVLRAAYYKSVVRPKIGDMVPSGAIESEDDDGEIIREGELGNPNLDPYRAHNFDLGIEWYPNNDSIVSAGFFHKEIKNFHFDQVFEDTTLNGIEFAEVVQPQNGEDATVTGIELNYQQTLSMLPAPFDGIIVGANYTYTDSEGQYLNGDGDLVDVPLPKTSEHVANGIVGYEKDGFSLRAALSYRSEYLDEVNEGDGDRYVLGRTLLDVTASYEVTENVKIYGEVSNLTNEKWTAVYRTEDGDRMMQYDEFDMTINFGVKAKF, encoded by the coding sequence ATGATCAAAAGAAATTCTTTCAAGTCCCTTCTCCTGGCCACAGCGCTTTCCGTCACCACAGTGGGCTCGGTTGCCGCTGCTGCCGACTTCACCGGCACGGTGCTGGAAGGCTCCGAACGCTATGCCCTGGAAGGCGCCATTGTTGAAATCAGGTCCGAGGGCCTGCGGACCACCACCGATACCGACGGCCGGTTCCGGTTCCGCGGCCTGGCCGCCGGTACCTACGAGGTGAACATCTCCTACGTCGGGACCAAACCGGTGACCCGCACCATCACCGTCGGTGAAGAGAATGTCAGCCAAATGTTTATCTTCGGTCAGGACGACCTGGAAGAGATCGTGGTGACCGGCCTGCGCGGCAGCATGAACAGCTCCCTCAACAAACAGCGCGCCGCCGACAATATTGCCAACTATCTGTCCGCTGACGCCGCCGGGAACTTCCCGGACCAGAATATCGCTGAAGCCGCCCGCCGCCTGGTGGGTCTGTCCATGGAGACGGACCAGGGTGAAGGCCGCTTTGTGATTGTGCGCGGCATCGACCCGAACCTGAACTCCACCAACATCAACGGTGTTTCCCTGCCGTCACCGGAAGGGGACGAGCGCAAGGTGGCGCTGGACGTGATCCCGTCCGAACTGCTGGAAACCATGCAGGTGACCAAATCCGCCACCCCGGACATGGACGGCGACTTCATCGGCGGTAATATCGATGTGAAAACCATTTCCGGCTTCGACAAGGACAAACGGCTGATCAAGCTGAAAGCGGAAGGCAGCTACAACAAGCTGCAGGACAAGCTGAGCCCGAAACTGTCCGCCACCTATGCCGACCAGCTCAGTGAAAAAGTCGCCATTGCCGCGTCCGTGAGCTGGCAGGAGCGCAAGCACGGCGCCGACAACAAGGAAGTCGACGGCGGCTGGAAAGACAGTGACGATGCCGATAACGAAATCGGTGAACTCTATCCCGCTGAAATGGAACTGCGCGACTATGCCGTCACCCGCGAGCGCTTCGGCGCGGCCCTGAATATCGATTTCCGCCCGAGCGATGACACCAATCTTTACCTGCGCTCCCTGTATAGCAGCTTCAAGGATACCGAGCTGCGCCAGCGCACCGAGGTTAAATTTGAGGACGGCGAATTCGCCGACGGTGCGGACGAAGTGGGTCCGGAAATCTATTTCCTGGAAGCCAAGGCCGACCGCGACCTGAAGGACCGCATCGAAACCCAGAAAATCATCTCTACTGTTCTCGGCGGGGAAACCTTCCTGGACAATTGGAGCTTCGAATACAGCGTTGCCTACGCCCATTCCGAAGAGCGTGAGCCGGACCGTCTGGACACCGACTTCAAATCCGACGAGCGGGTGAATGTGGGTGTGGATATTTCCGATCCGTTACTGCCGTTTGGTATCTTTGCCTCTGACGCAGATCGCGCCCTGTTTACGGATCCCGGCAATTATGAGCTGGATTCCATGGAATATTCCGACAACATCACCGAAGATGACGAATGGGCCTTCAAGCTGGACGTGCGCCGGGATCTGGAGATTGGCGGCAACCAGGGTTACATCAAATTCGGTGGTAAATATAAGACCCGCGAAAAAAACCGTGATAACACCTTCCTGGTCTACGAAGACCTAGGTGACTTCACCATGGCCGATTTCCTGACCGATGTGGACTATGGTCTCGACGGCACCCAGGGCGGCATCGGTGCCGACAACCAGGCGCTGCGCGACCATTATTTCGCCAACGTAGGCAGTTTCGAGCTTCAGGAAGACGACACCACGCTTGGTTCCGAAGCACTGGACTATACCGCCAATGAAGACATCATTGCCGGTTATCTGATGGGCAGCGTTGATGTGGATAACCTGCGGGTTGTCGCCGGTGTCCGCGTCGAACATACCGACTATGACGCCACGGCGAATGAGGTAATTGTCGGTGACGAGTTCTCCGTCACAGAAGTTGCCGGTGAAAACAGCTATACCGACTGGCTGCCGAGCATCAACCTGCGTTACGACTTCGACGGCAGCAATGCGGTCCTGCGGGCCGCTTACTATAAATCTGTTGTTCGTCCCAAGATCGGCGACATGGTGCCGAGCGGCGCCATCGAATCCGAGGATGATGACGGTGAAATCATCCGTGAGGGTGAACTGGGCAACCCGAACCTGGATCCCTACCGCGCCCACAACTTTGACCTGGGCATCGAATGGTATCCCAACAACGACTCCATCGTTTCTGCCGGGTTCTTCCACAAGGAAATCAAGAACTTCCATTTTGACCAGGTGTTCGAGGATACTACTCTCAATGGCATCGAGTTTGCTGAAGTGGTGCAGCCGCAGAACGGTGAGGATGCCACAGTCACCGGCATCGAGCTGAACTACCAGCAGACCCTGTCCATGCTGCCGGCCCCGTTCGACGGGATTATTGTCGGCGCCAACTATACCTACACCGACAGTGAAGGTCAGTATCTCAACGGTGATGGCGATCTGGTGGATGTACCGCTGCCGAAAACCTCGGAGCATGTGGCCAATGGCATCGTCGGTTACGAGAAGGACGGCTTCTCCCTCCGCGCGGCGCTCAGCTACCGCAGCGAGTATCTCGATGAGGTCAACGAAGGCGACGGTGACCGTTATGTGCTCGGCCGCACCCTGCTGGATGTGACCGCCAGCTATGAAGTGACTGAGAACGTCAAAATCTACGGCGAAGTGTCCAACCTCACCAACGAGAAATGGACTGCGGTTTACCGCACTGAAGACGGCGACCGGATGATGCAGTATGATGAATTTGACATGACCATTAACTTCGGCGTCAAAGCCAAGTTCTGA
- a CDS encoding NAD(P)/FAD-dependent oxidoreductase, with the protein MQHADFIIIGGGIAGAGAGYELSKLGKVFLLERESQPGYHTTGRSAAVYSSTYGQGDPVLRALVLGSTDFLKNPPKGFSEHALLHPREHLFICDREDLKPLDKLHDDLARVTDDVTWLGREEILGRIPLMTEPFLEKALLERDIADMDVHALHEGFLRGLRARSGEVITDSPAEAIERVGKNWQVDTPTGSYTAPIVVNAAGAWVDEVARMAGAAPIGIQPLRRTAILVDPPEGVTVDDWPFVTEAQDTFYFKPDAGKLLVSPMDETRSEPCDARPEEMDVAYAAHYLEQAIGRPVKKIDHQWAGLRSHVADHHPVAGFAPDADGFFWLAGQGGFGIKTAVALGRITASLCQGKGLPEDIIGFGLKQSDISVERLAK; encoded by the coding sequence ATGCAACACGCAGATTTCATCATTATCGGCGGGGGAATCGCCGGCGCCGGCGCCGGCTATGAACTGTCCAAGCTGGGCAAGGTCTTCCTGCTGGAGCGGGAAAGCCAGCCCGGCTATCACACCACCGGGCGCTCCGCTGCGGTCTACAGCTCCACCTACGGCCAGGGCGATCCGGTTTTGCGCGCCCTGGTGCTGGGCAGCACCGACTTTCTGAAAAATCCGCCCAAGGGATTTTCCGAACATGCCCTGCTGCACCCGCGGGAACATCTGTTCATCTGCGACCGGGAAGACCTCAAGCCGCTGGACAAACTGCATGACGACCTCGCCCGGGTCACCGACGATGTGACCTGGCTCGGCCGGGAGGAAATTCTCGGGCGTATACCGCTGATGACCGAACCGTTCCTGGAAAAGGCGCTGCTGGAACGGGACATCGCCGACATGGACGTGCATGCCCTGCATGAAGGTTTCCTGCGTGGCCTGCGGGCCCGGAGTGGCGAGGTCATCACCGATTCTCCGGCGGAAGCCATTGAACGTGTCGGCAAGAACTGGCAGGTCGACACCCCGACCGGCAGCTATACGGCGCCGATTGTGGTCAATGCCGCCGGCGCCTGGGTCGACGAAGTGGCCCGGATGGCCGGAGCCGCCCCGATCGGCATCCAGCCCTTGCGCCGCACCGCCATCCTGGTGGACCCGCCGGAAGGCGTCACGGTCGACGACTGGCCGTTTGTCACCGAGGCGCAGGATACTTTTTATTTCAAGCCGGACGCCGGCAAGCTGCTGGTCTCGCCCATGGACGAGACCCGGTCCGAACCCTGCGACGCCCGGCCGGAGGAAATGGACGTGGCCTATGCGGCCCATTACCTGGAGCAGGCCATCGGCCGACCGGTCAAGAAAATCGACCATCAGTGGGCCGGGCTCAGGAGCCATGTGGCCGACCATCATCCGGTGGCCGGATTCGCCCCCGATGCGGACGGCTTCTTCTGGCTCGCCGGCCAGGGCGGATTCGGCATCAAGACTGCCGTGGCGCTGGGGCGGATCACCGCCTCGCTCTGCCAGGGCAAGGGCCTGCCGGAGGACATTATCGGTTTCGGCCTCAAACAGAGCGACATCTCGGTCGAACGGCTCGCAAAATAA
- a CDS encoding HNH endonuclease, which produces MTEDSADICLLCHRPLGRRVEKHHLVPKSLGGREVVLLHAICHRKIHSLYSERELKHNFHSIEKLRDEAEIRSFCQWLRGKPADFYKRTEQNRRGK; this is translated from the coding sequence ATGACAGAAGACTCCGCTGACATCTGCCTACTGTGCCACCGGCCGCTGGGCCGGAGAGTCGAGAAACATCATCTGGTCCCCAAGTCGCTGGGCGGGCGGGAGGTGGTTTTGTTGCACGCCATCTGCCACCGCAAGATCCACAGCCTGTACAGCGAGCGGGAACTGAAGCACAATTTCCACAGCATCGAAAAGCTGCGCGACGAGGCGGAAATCCGCTCTTTCTGCCAATGGCTGCGGGGCAAACCCGCCGATTTTTACAAACGCACCGAGCAAAACCGGCGCGGCAAATGA